The genomic DNA TCTGGGCAGTCATAATATTTCTCACGTTCATCCTGCAGGCCAGCTTTTCGCTGTTTGATGTCACCCCGAATCTCACGGTCATTCTGGCGTTTTATGCGGGGATCAGGAAGGGAGAGGTCAGGGGATTGCTGATTGGCGCGCTCATCGGCATTATCGAGGACAGTCTTTCCGGCGCGTTTCTCGGGCTGAATCTCCTGAGCAAAGGGCTGGTGGGATATTTTTCCTCTCTCATGTACAGCAGATATTTCATCTGGACTCCTTTGCTCGGAATCATCAGTATCATGGCATTTACCCTGATTGACAGTTTCCTTGTGTTTGCATCAAGAAGCATATTCGAGAGAATGCCGGGCACGCCGGGCTCCGCGGTATTCATCTTCCTCATACAGGCAATCATGAATGCCTTATTCGGGCTCCTGATAAAACCGGCAAAAAAAGAATGAGGGAACCACTGCATGAAGAACGGCTCTGAAAAAATATCGCTTATCAGCTATCTCGTGATCATAGCCTTTCTTCTGCTCGTGATGAGGTTGTGGCAACTGCAGATACTGCAGGGAGACGAGTACAGAAAGCTTTCAGAAGCCAACAGGCTGCGGATCATAAGCGTACCTGCCCCCCGCGGCATCATCTTCGACAGGAATGGGATACCGCTCGTGAAAAATGCCCCATACTATTTCGCATCAATAATCCCGGACCAGTTTGACAGAAACAGGATTGACCAGCTGGCAGCGGTCATTGCGATCCCGGCCGCGGAGATCACAGACAAGCTGGACAGAATGGAAGCGAGCCCGTTTGTCCCGATACGATTAAAAGAGGAGCTGTCCGTCCGCGAAATCGCATTTATCGAAGCGAGACGTTCAGACTTCCCCGGTCTTTTCATAGAAGTGCAGGTCAACAGGGAATACATGTTCGGAAATGTCGGTGCACATCTCATGGGATATCTGGGGAAAATAAGTCCTTCACAGGCAAAAGATCCGTCATACAGGAATATCCCCCCTGATATGTTCATAGGGCAATGGGGCATCGAAAAGCTTTTTGACAGTGTCCTCAGGGGGGCTCCCGGCAGAAGGATAATCGAGGTGAATGCACTCGGCAGGGAAATACGGCTGCTTGAGGAGGACCCGCCGGAAAAAGGGAATGATATCACCCTCAGCATCGATATCAATCTACAGAAGGGCGCTGAAAAAGCATTCGGGGACAGGGCAGGCGCACTTGTAGCCATTCAGCCCGATACCGGAGAGATACTCGGACTGGTCAGCAAACCTTCATTCGACCCGAACCTTTTCACGCGGGGGATACGCCAGGAGGACTGGACCGCTCTGGCAACCGACAAGAAATTTCCGCTTCTCAACAGGGCTCTCCAGAGCCAGTACCCTCCCGGCTCGACATTTAAAATCGTTACGGCAATCGCAGGGCTGGAGGAGGGGGTCATCACTCCCGACACGAAAGTGGACTGCAGGGGGAGCGTTTCTTTCGGCAAATGGCGTTTCGGCTGCTGGCGGAGGCAGGGCCACGGAGTGGTTTCTCTCCACAGGGCTATTGTCGAATCGTGTGATGTATATTTTTATGAGGTCGGCAAGCGTCTCGGGATAGACAGGATTCACGATTACGCGGTAAACCTCGGCCTTGGGAAAAAGTCAGGCATCGAGCTCGGCCTGGAAAAGAGCGGGCTGATACCGGACACCGCGTGGAAACTCGAACACAAAAAGACCCCCTGGTTTCTCGGTGAGACCTTCATCGCAGCAATCGGTCAGGGATATGTGTCGGTCACCCCGATCCAGCTCGCAATGATGACAGGTGCCGTCGCAAACGGGGGAATGCTCTACAAACCGGCTCTCATAAAAGACGCCCGGCCGGTAATCCTGCAAAACTTCAGCATCTCGAAACACCATCTTGAATCAGTAATAAAAGGGCTTTCCGGTGTGGTGAACGAGCCGTCAGGAACGGGGTGGGCTGCAAAATCCGAGATCACCGACACGGCAGGGAAGACCGGCACCGCACAGGTGGTAGCGATGAGAGGGGGAAAGCAATATGCCGGCGAACGGTTCAGAGACCATGCCTGGTTTGTCGCCTTTGCACCCGTGGATAGCCCGGAGGTCGCCATGGCTGTGCTCGTAGAGCATGGAGGGCATGGCGGCGCCGCTGCTGCACCCATCGCACGCATTGCGATCGAGGAATACATGAAATCACTCCGTTCCCTTGACCATTCAATACAGAGATAAATTATAATACCCAATGGGAATATTACAGTGCATCGGAAATACACCGATCTCCTCAATAGAGACAAATCCTAACCCCAAGGTAAAACTCTACGCAAAACTCGAAGGAAACAACCCCGGAGGCTCTGTGAAAGACCGTATCGCCCTTTACATGATAGAGGCTGCAGAGAAGGACGGAAGGCTCACGAGGGATAAAATAATACTCGAGGCGACCTCTGGGAATACAGGGATCGGGCTCGCCATGGTTGCCTCAGCCAAAAGGTACCGTGTGAAGCTCACCATGCCTGCATGTGTCAGCATCGAGAGGAGGCGGATACTCGAAGCATTCGGTGCAGAACTGATTCTGAGCCCGCCTGACGAGGCTACGGACGGCGCGATACGGCTGGCGCACAAGATACTGGCCGAGGCTCCTGACCGGTATTTCATGCCAAACCAGTTCGACAACGAAGCCAATATCATGGCTCATTACGAAACCACCGGCAGGGAAATCTACGAACAGACCGGCGGAGAAATTACCCACTTTGTTGCCGGAATGGGAACTACAGGAACGCTGATGGGAGTGAGCAGAAGGCTCAAGGAATACCGCGAGGATATCCGGATAATCGGCGTCGAACCCATTCTGCATCACAGGATACAGGGGCTGAAGAATATGACGGAATCGATCAGGCCGAAGATATTCGATCCCGCACAGCTTGACGAGAAATATTTCGTCAACGATGAAGAAGCATTTGACACCACGAGAATGCTCGCAGTGAAAGAGGGGATATTTGCAGGCATGTCAAGCGGCGCGGCAATGCACATTGCCCTCAGGAAATCCAGTGAGATTAGGGAAGGAGTCATCGTCGTCCTCCTTCCTGACAGAGGCGACCGTTACCTCTCCACATCGCTCTTTACGTCTGTCTGCGCAAAGTGTCCTCCCTAAAAGACCCGGTACAGGCAAAGGCTGATGCATGTGATATCCGTCCATATTTTTTGTGCACAGGGCCTTTCCTGAACCAGGGTGCCGAATGAATGTATGCTGAAAATAGACCGCAGGCTCATTCAGAATTTTGACTGGATCACCCTCGCGGTCACGATCCTCATAGCCCTCATAGGGATCATGACCATCTACAGCGCAACACGCCCCCTCGCAGAAGGAGAGCATCCGGTTTTCTATCTGAAGCAGATTTCATGGCTCGTCCTCGGAATCGTCGCCCTGTTCTTCATTACGAGCATTGATTATATCTGGTTCAGTAGATTCTCCCTTCCCTTCTATATCATGGGGGTTATCCTTTTACTCGCAGTCTTTATCTTCGGAAGGACAGGCATGGGAGCCCAGCGATGGCTGAGTCTTGGCCCCGTCTCTTTCCAGCCTTCAGAATTCTTCAAGCTGGTGTATATCGTCATGCTCTCGCAGTACCTCAGCACAGTCAGAAACCCTATCGATGCGCTCTCACTCCTGAGGATATTTTTTGTCATCACCCTGTTTCCTTTCATTCTCCTTGTGAAACAGCCTGATCTCGGTACCGCGCTGATTGTTCTTGCCATCTTTACTTCACTCATCATCGCCCGCGGTCTCTCGAAAAAGGTGATAATACTTTTGGTCCTGATAGGGCTCATATCCCTGCCGTTTCTCGGGAACATATTCTGGGGAGGGCTCAAGGACTACCAGAAAAGCAGAATTGTCGCCTTTATCGAACCTGAGGTGGACCCGACCGGCATCGGCTACCACCTGAATCAGTCGAAGATCACGGTCGGATCAGGCAAGCTTGTCGGAAAGGGCTACCTGCAGGGGACACAGGGACCGTTCAGGTTCCTGCCTGAAAAACATACGGACTTCATCTTCGCAGTCTTTGCCGAAGAATGGGGGTTCTTCGGAAGCGTGCTCCTTTTCTTCTTCTATCTCGTTTTGATCCTGAGGGGCCTTGATACCGCAAGGAAGGCAAAAGATGATTTCGGCCGGCTTCTCGCCATCGGCATCACCTCAATGTTCCTCATCTACTTTTCGGTCAACGTGGGAATGACACTCGGGCTGATGCCGGTTGTCGGAGTTCCGCTGCCGTTCATGAGCTACGGAGGAACCGCGCTCCTTTCGAACATGCTGGCGGCAGGCATTCTTATCAACATCAGAACCCGCCGCTTTGAACTCTTCCATTAAAGAGTTTCCTTTTGTTATAATTTTTATCTGCCTTGCGGTTATTTCTGTCCTTTTGTCCGTTCAAAGGCGGTGTAGCTCAGTTGGTTAGAGCATGCGGCTCATATCCGCAGTGTCCGGGGTTCAAATCCCTGCACCGCCACCACACTTTTTAAGTGCTCCATATGGCGTTGTCAGAAGCAGATGGTAATGGTTTCCCATGATGCAGTAGGCATAGAGGTCTATCCTGTATTTCTTGACTGCGATTTACAGTGTTTCGAGGAAGTATTCTTTGTCCTGATCCTCTGCGAAGATGTGTTCTCCCCTGTTGCCCCGCGATATGATGTGATATGCCGCGCCTTCATACTCTATCCTCAGGGGTCTTGCCATGAGGTCAATTATAAGAACCTATCGTCATATTCATGTAGGGTCAAGGAATGGCGAGTTGCTTTAGGATGCGCCTTGGCCGTGTCCGCCGTTTCCAGTTTCGTGCCCGTTTAGGTTATCCATAACACTTTTCCATCCCCTGCCTCATCAAACCGTACGTGAGGTTTTCCCTCATACGGCTTTCCTGTTCTCTTCGCAGCAAGGCATATTACCTATCGCGCCGAAGCCGCTTTCAGGCTGATATACTCAATCCGGTAGTCATAAAACAAACCCCATTTCTGATATATATCTTCCTTACTCCACCGCTGCCAGCCGAAGCCCTTCAGTTTCTTCCGCCTCATGACAAACTTCCTCACCCTCTTTTCTATGTAGTTTCTGACTTTACAGAAGGTACGGTGGCTGTTGCCCATCCTGAAATAATTCACCCAGCCACGTATTACTGCATTGACAGTGCTAATCACTTCGTTCAAGGGTTTAGCCCAGCTTGCCTTGAGCGCCGCTTTTATTCTCTTGCCGATTTCCTTGACCTTCTTTTTCCGGGGTGTCTTGCTGACATAGACTTTTCCTTCACGGTTCTTGTTCAACCGAAAGTCGAACCCAAGAAAGCTGAAGCAGCCTCCTTCTTTGAGGTTGACCACTTTCGTCTTTTCCTGGTTCATCTGCACTTGCAGTTTATCGAGTTCTTCACTCAACCGCCTCTGTACAGTACTCAACAGCCGGTCTTCATTAGGATGCCCGTGAACAAGTATTACCATCTCATCCGCACTCCGTATAAAAGCAAGATTGTCGTACCCTTTGCGCCGGGTTACGTCCCGCGCCCGTTCCATCATCTCATCCACATCGTTAAGGTAAAGGTTCGACAGCAATGGCGATATGATTCCACCCTGCGGCACTCCCTTCTTCCCATTTGCTTTGAGTATGAGTTTCAGAAGATGCATGATGTCGTCATCCTGCACCCTGCGGGCAACTTTCTCCAACAAGATATGATGTCTTATGTTGTCGAAGTATCCGCTCAGGTCTACGTCTACTACCCTTGTCAGCCCATGCAGTACTCCGGCAGTCACTTTGTCGATTGCCTGATGTGCATGCCGCTTCGGTCAGTAGCCGTATGAACAATCCTTGAAGTCAGCCTCAAATATCGGTTTGAGTATGAGCTTCAGCGCTCCTTGTACAACACGATCCTTTACAGTCGGTATCCCGAGGGTGCGGCTCTTTCCGTTTCCCTTCGGGATCTCTACCCGTCTGTTCGGCATCGGGCTGTATGTCCGGTTCAGGAGTTCCTGTCTTATCCCTTCCAAAAATCCTTCAACGCCCTCTGCTTCGATATCTGCAAAACTCTTTCCATCGATTCCGGGCGCTCCATCGTTGGCCTTTGCCAGCCGATAGGATTCTTCAAGGATTTCTTGCTTGCAGATATGACAGTAAAGTCCCCAAAACCTCCAGTGCTTCTCGGTCTTCGCCTTCCTGTATATCTTTCTTCTCAGTTCCTGCAGTCCCATGGAAGCCTTTGTCATTCTTCCCTGCCTTACCTATGTTGAAAGATTTAAGATACAGCAGAGCCCCTTTGCTCCGACAAGGTTGTGTTGTCCTTGCCATCGTCGCTCCTACGGACTCATCCGTCACCCTCTCGTCTGTCGGCACACTTCGTCGTGCAACTTATAGCGCCTACTCTTGCTCCCGATATTTCTGTCAGGGACGAGGAGGGTTTCCCCAGTTGACAGCGCTTCTTTCTATCCGTGTCGCCGCTGATACCCCGCCACCGTTCTTTTACCTGATAGCTGTTGTAGGTAAAAGAATGTTGCCTTCACCAATTATTGACAGGTTCGGCCAGTGGTACTCGTCTTTTACGAGGCTACATCTACGTTCACGTTAGTTACGACCCGGATATTTGCTCATCCCGCTATACGGAACTTTGTCGATGGGCTTCAGACGACAACGTTTCCATCACCCCCTGCCATCCAAGCTACATGGCCTCCGGCTTTTGCCATGACGGGACTCTCACCCGTTAGAGCGCGCTACCCTTCGCTGGGCACGCCACGATTCAAGGGCTGACCCCAGAGGTTTTATTGATGAGACCATGTGAAGCACGGGATATTGCACACCCGGTCTTTCCTCGTCTCCCTTTTGTCCGATCTTCCGTCAACTGCACCGTCTCCTGCATGCAGGAACAGATCGGCAAAGCCCTCAGGATTCTCCCCAGTATGTCCTGAAGCCCGGGTGGATCAGCGCATACCCGATGCCGATGAGCATCCAGAACATCTGTCCCGGCCATCCATGATACATGTAGTCGAAAGTATTCAGGCACAGGAAACCGGCAAAGGAAGCGAATATCCCGGAAATGATCAGTCTTTTTTCCAGGATCGTTTCAGTCCTGACCGCCCGGACAAAGTCTTTCATGATAATGCCAAGCATGGCGAGAAGAAGCAGCAGTCCCGGCACACCGTTCTCAACCGCGGTGTTGAGAAAAAGATTATGTGAATGCTTGACATATATGCCGGGGTAATACTTCTCAAAGGTTCCCTTTCCGTATCCGATGCCGGTCAGCGGATAGCTGCGGATTATTTCGGCAGAACGGATGATCGCGTCAATCCTCGGCTGCTCACTTCCCCGTTTGAACAAAGTCGGAGAAATAACCGATTTGTATGACAGCACAACGCCCGCCAGAGATACGGTGAGGACGGCCGCGAGGATCAGCATCCGGTACTTCTTCAAAAAGATAAATACAAGGATCAGGAGCTCGATCATGACCGCAATCCATGCTCCCCGCGTAAAGGTAAAAAACAGGGCAGCCAACGAGACCGGTATGCTGAAAAGAATGATGCGCCTCAGCCAGCCATCAAAAGAAAAGCCAAGCACGGTAACCACAGGCAGCGCAAGGACAAGGAATGTTGACAGCCGGTAGAATGCACCGGTGAACCCGTGAACCCTGTTCACAAAGAAATCGGGCGAAAGGTAAAATTGATAGCATGCATACAGAGACATGAGCACAGCAGAAAAAATCATGGGATAGAGCAGACCTTTCACTTTCCCCGGGAGAAATTCCCTCAGGCTGTAGTATGCAAAAAAATAGAGAAGGTACTGTTTGGACATTTTGGTCAGGACTTCCTCCAGGCTGTATGCCGGGTCTATTGCCTGCACCAGTCCGAAGAGCGCCCAGCAGAAAGAGACCGCCATCAACGCATGCAGCATGCTGTCCGGCGAAGAGGGTATGGGACCCTTCGCGCGGTTCGCGACCCGGTCTGCAATAAACGCGCCTGCCAGAAGGAAAAAAAGAATCTCCTTTATCGTGGTCATGCCGTTGAAAGGAAGAAGAAACAGAAGGCCGGACAGGCATATCACCTCGGTTGTCCTGAAATATGGAACTATTCGTGCGCTCATGCCCTGATCCGTCCGCTTACCGGTTATTCAGTACTGATTCATACAGCTCGGTCAGTTTTTTAATCATGACATCAGCCGTGAATTCCTCTTCAATCCTTGTGCGTCCATTAGCCCCGAGATTTTTTTTCAGGTCGTTGTCCAGGTAACTGATTTCGATCATTGCAGCAGCCAGTGATCTGACATCTTTCGGCTTGACAAGTTTACCACATTTGCAGTTCCCGAACACTTCGGGAATCCCTCCCACTTCAGAGGCAATGATCGGCAGCCCCGATGCCATCGCTTCAAGCAGTGCGATGGAAAGCCCCTCTGCAAGAGAGGGAAGCACGAATATGTCAAAGGCTCTCAGCATCTCGAAGACATTGTTTCTGTATCCTGTAAACAGTACCCTTGAAGCTACACCAAGATTCGCAGCCTTTTTTTGCAGTTCCCCGAATAACGGCCCGTTTCCTGTAATGACAAGGCGTGCGTTTGGAATTCTTTCCTTCACAAGGGCAAATGCTTCAATCAGATATGATTGTCCCTTTGTTGCGACAAGCCTTCCCACCGTGCCGAAGACAAACTCATCCTCTGCAAGGCCGAGTTGTGCACGGGATTCCCCTTTGCTGATCCGTATGCTGTCGATTGTGGAAAGATCAATGCAGTTCTTCACCGTAATCACCTTATACGGGTCCAGTCCCCAGTTGTTTTTGATAACATCTTTTCGCACGCTTTCAGAAACGGCAACGATTTTTTTCACGCCGCGCAAAAGGAACCAGTTTGTGAGTTTTCGCTTCCATGAACGGGTCCGGGCAAGACCATGGACGTGAGCGATTACAGAGATATTTCCGGAAACAAGCGCTGCCAGTGAACCGTAAATGGTGGGTTTATGTTTCTGGCAGTGGATTATGTCAATATTTTTTCGTCTGAGGATTCCGGAAAGTTTTGTGATGACAAAAGGATTAAAGACCTCCAGAGACTTCTTGCTGAACCCGAGATGGATAACCTCATACCCGAGATCGGTCAGGGTATTGTGATATCCGTGGTCTTCTCCGAGATAGCAGACAATATGGATAAACCGGCGGTTATCCACTCCCCGCACAAAGTTTATGAAAACAGGGAGATTTCTCTCAAATGCTTTTCTGAGGTGGAGGATGCAGTATTTCCCCTCTCTCATGGGGTTATCTCCGAACCTTGCGCACATGTCGTTTTCTGGTCATCCGGATAATTTCATGGATCAGGCCTCTCTTGCGGGAAAGAAGTCCCGGATTTTCCATGACATAGGCATTGAAAAACCTTAACCTGTCGGTTCTCGTAATATGCGGCAGGAGCACCATATTAAGCTGCACGAGATTCTTCAGTCTTTCCCTTTCGGGAATGGTCAGGTACGCCCGGGTCCTTTCATTGTCAATAAAGAAAAACTCCGCCGCAGAACCGGTGCCGCTGATGATGATATTGCCGACTCTCAGGTCTCCGTGACAGATACCCATTCCGTGGAGGCGTCCGATTGCATGGCCTGCGGCTTCAAGAAGGGACCGCTTCTCCGCCACTATCTGCGCCGTGACCGGCAGCGGGAAATGCGCCTGAAAATACTGATATGTCCTTTCTCCGGGGACTCCCTTGGTGATCAGGAAATTTCTCCGGACAAGACAGCAGGTCTTTTCAATGCCGTGGGCAACCGGAACAGGCGTCAGAAAACCCTTTTCGAGGAGCATCCATCCTGCCCTGTATGCGCGCTGACTCCTGGCAACCCCCAGAAGTTTCATCAGTTTGTCCTTTATTCCTCTGTTCAGGTACTCTTTAAAATAGAAGAATTCCCCGGTCTCCGGGTGCTGAAACCTCAGGACATTCGAAAACTGGGAACTTTTCATCTGCATGCCCTCCTTCCGGCTGAGAAGAAAGGGTATCTTCTCCTGAAGCCAATCTCTGTCACACTTCTCTGCAAAAAGGATACTCAGTGATGCGCCTTTTCCCGGCGTCATTTTTACCATCTCGCCGGCAGCGCTATTTTTTCCGGTAGTCTGCATGAACCGACAAGAAGAAAGCAGAGAGCTTCTCTGCCCTTTTCTCCCAGCTGAATTCATCGGCTGATGTATACGCGCCGATTGCAAGAGATTCTGCAAGGGCACGGTTATCCAGCACAAGGGAAATCTTTTCCGCAAGATCTTTGGGATCCTCCGGTCTGGCAAGGATTGCATCCCTGCCTTCCGTGACTTCCTCCCGGACCGACGGCAGGTCAACAGCGACGATAGGTTTTCCCATTGCCATGTATTCATACAATTTTGTATGCGCAGCATACCGCCTTTTCCCCCTGTCCAGTGCGCAGATAACCATCACGTCCGACTTCATGGCTTTTTCCATTGCCATGCGCGGACTGACAAAGCCGTGAAAATCGACTCTTTCTGCAACGTGAATCTCGGCCGCAAGCATTCTCAGCCTGCGCAGATCCTTTTCGCCGCCGCCGATAATACTCAGCCGCGCTTCGGGTATATATCTCAGTGCCTCGATGAGGATATCAGCACCCTGCATCGGATACAGCTGCCCGATGTAACCAATGATGCGCTGAGCAGACTGCGCATGCCGAAACGGGATTTTTTCGGCTGCCAGGGGAACCTTTGCAACCGGTATCCCCTCAATCCCGTAGGTCTCCCTGAGGATATCCGCGAACGTATTCAGAAGGACAACAATGCCGTCTGCCCTGCGGAATACATAGTGTTCGTTCGGGTCCTTTTCGGGGCAGGTGTCATAGAATTTCTTTATCTTCATATCATGCACTTCAATGACAAAGGGCAAATTCAGAAGTTTTTTGAATCTCAGAAGGAAACGGGCAAGCTTGATCTCCCTCAGGTAAATGATATCAGGAGCCTGCGCGCCTTTTTTGAGAGACAGGATTTTCAGGAGAGAGAAATAATTGAAGATGGCATGCCAGGAAAAAGGCTTTCCTCTCAGCATCGGAACCTGCACAATTTCCATTTCAGGGACAGGCGCTATCCCGTAATAGGAAAAAATGTCGTCATGTCCTGCGGGTCTTCCGGTGATGATCTTTACCCTGTGACCAGCCCGTGCAAGGGCATAACACGTTCTCATGATAACAATATCATGAGCCTTCCCTCCCATAAGACGCTGATTGTGAAGATAAATGATGGATAAAGGCTGTTGTAATCCTATTTTCATAGAATCGGGTTCGCAGGCAGTACTGCGTGTATAGCCTGATTTGAACGGTTCAATTATACTATAAAGGATATTGTATTTGCATAATCACGCGTTTTTTATCCATAATGGAGAGTTCATGAGCGAAACTCTCTCAGTAAGATACGGGATATTGTGTTACCGGTTTTCATAAGCGGACATCCCCGGAGCGGCACGACCCTGCTGGGGGCGATGCTGGGGGCTCATCCCCGGTGTATCTGCACGCCGGAGTCCCCTTTCAAGGCGCGGGTCTTCCGGAACTTGGGGAAGAAAGGGAGTGCGAAAATTGACATTGCCACCGCCTTCGCCATGATCAGGAACAGCTGGAGATTCAGGGTATGGAACCTTGAAATACCCCCCCCTGTTCCGGGCCCTGAGGTCGGTTCTTATCCTGACCTCATACTCTGGCTTGTGAAGGGCTATGCAGAAAAAGCGGGCAAGCCGGACGCTCATGTCTGGATTGACCATACCCCCGCGAATATTGAGCATGCGGATATCCTTACCGGGCTTTTTCCTGATGCAAAATTCCTGCACATCGTTAGGGACGGAAGGGCAGTTGCAGCCTCTATTATGCGCCTGGACTGGGGTGCAAATACCATAGACAGGGCCGCTGTTTCCTGGGTCAGAAAGGTCTCTCACTACCTTGCGGCGGAATCTGTCCTGGGACATGAACGGATCATGCAGGTGAAATATGAGAAACTGATCCGGCAGCCTGAACAGACCCTCACAGATATATGCCGGTTTGCCGGCATTGACTTTCAGGACGGGATGCTCAGGGGGACCGGATTCAAGGTGCCGGCGTATACCGCATCACAGCACTCACTCCTCGGCAAAGCGCCTGAGGTCGAAAGGATACACGCATGGGAAAAAGATTTGACGCCGAGGCAGGTCGAGATATTTGAGAGTATCGGGGGGAACCTGCTCCAGTCACTCGGATATTCCCTGCGATACGGAACGGCCGCAAGAAAAATGAACATCGCGGAGCACGTTGTCTCCGGCATCGAGGAGACCATCCGGGGGAAAATAGTCAACAAACTCAAGCGCCGCAGGAGGATCAGGAAGGGGATTGCCTGAACTCCCGCAAGATGGCGACATCATACTGCATGAAAGGAGGCTTCCCGTAACAGAGATATGGAGAATACGACACACAATACCATCACACACAAAAGCAAGGTAACCAGAGAAGACAGATGGAAACTGAACAGACACCGTTCTTCCCTTGTCTGGATCACCGGGCTGCCCGGTTCCGGAAAATCGACCATTGCACATGAGCTTGAGCACAGGCTCATGCAGGAAGGCGTGAGGACATTTGTGCTTGACGGCGATAATGTCAGACAGGGCCTGTGCAGAGACCTGGGGTTTTCGGCTTCTGACCGGAAGGAGAACCTCAGGAGGATCGGGGAAGTCGGAAAACTGTTTGCGGATGCAGGGATACTGACGATAGCTGCATTTGCCTCACCCTACAGGGCCGACAGGCTGATGGTAAGACGGATGTTCGGGGAAGGTGACTACATTGAGGTGTATCTGAAATGCCGCCTTGAGGTATGCGAGTCGAGAGACCCCAAGGGAATGTACCGGAAAGCCCGCTGCGGTGAGATTCAAAACTTTACCGGGGTATCAGACCCCTATGAACCACCGGAGAACCCGGAGATACTCCTTGAGACGGATACGCTGAGTGTGGGGGAGAGCGTAGCCAGAATACTGCATTTCCTGCAAGAGAAGGAACTGATACGCTGACCCCGCTAAGAAAATGCGTTGTACAGTTCCCTGTATGTGGCATTTTTTTCGATCAGGTCTTCATGCCTGCCGATGTCCGCTATTTCCCCCTTATCAAGGATCAGGATTCTGTCCGCGTGCCTGATTGTGGACAGCCTGTGTGCAATGACTATAGTTGTCCTGCCCTTCATGAGCATATCGAGCGCCTTCTGAACGAGGGCCTCCGAAACCGAATCGAGCGAGGACGTTGCTTCGTCAAGGATGAGGATCGGGGGGTTCTTCAGGATTGCCCTTGCGATCGCAATCCTCTGCCGCTGGCCGCCTGAAAGCTTCAGCCCTCTATCCCCGATAACAGTATTGTATTTTTCAGGCAGTTCCCGGATAAATTCGTCTGCGTATGCCATTTTCGCGGCATACAGTATTTCTTCTTCTGACGCTCCCTGTCTGCCGAACGCAATATTTTCCTTTACCGTGTCATTGAAGAGGATAACGTCCTGGCTCACGATGCCTATCTGTTCCCTGAGAGAACGGAGTTCGATTTCTTCGATATTTATCCCGTCTATCTTCAGCACACCGCCTGAGGGACTGTGAAATTTCGGGATCAGATCAACCATGGTTGACTTGCCCACACCGCTCCGTCCGACGATTGCAATGATCTCTCCCCTGTGTATTTCCAGATTCACCCCTGTCAGCACCGGGATA from Nitrospirota bacterium includes the following:
- the mreD gene encoding rod shape-determining protein MreD is translated as MTYFIWAVIIFLTFILQASFSLFDVTPNLTVILAFYAGIRKGEVRGLLIGALIGIIEDSLSGAFLGLNLLSKGLVGYFSSLMYSRYFIWTPLLGIISIMAFTLIDSFLVFASRSIFERMPGTPGSAVFIFLIQAIMNALFGLLIKPAKKE
- the mrdA gene encoding penicillin-binding protein 2: MKNGSEKISLISYLVIIAFLLLVMRLWQLQILQGDEYRKLSEANRLRIISVPAPRGIIFDRNGIPLVKNAPYYFASIIPDQFDRNRIDQLAAVIAIPAAEITDKLDRMEASPFVPIRLKEELSVREIAFIEARRSDFPGLFIEVQVNREYMFGNVGAHLMGYLGKISPSQAKDPSYRNIPPDMFIGQWGIEKLFDSVLRGAPGRRIIEVNALGREIRLLEEDPPEKGNDITLSIDINLQKGAEKAFGDRAGALVAIQPDTGEILGLVSKPSFDPNLFTRGIRQEDWTALATDKKFPLLNRALQSQYPPGSTFKIVTAIAGLEEGVITPDTKVDCRGSVSFGKWRFGCWRRQGHGVVSLHRAIVESCDVYFYEVGKRLGIDRIHDYAVNLGLGKKSGIELGLEKSGLIPDTAWKLEHKKTPWFLGETFIAAIGQGYVSVTPIQLAMMTGAVANGGMLYKPALIKDARPVILQNFSISKHHLESVIKGLSGVVNEPSGTGWAAKSEITDTAGKTGTAQVVAMRGGKQYAGERFRDHAWFVAFAPVDSPEVAMAVLVEHGGHGGAAAAPIARIAIEEYMKSLRSLDHSIQR
- a CDS encoding cysteine synthase family protein; the protein is MGILQCIGNTPISSIETNPNPKVKLYAKLEGNNPGGSVKDRIALYMIEAAEKDGRLTRDKIILEATSGNTGIGLAMVASAKRYRVKLTMPACVSIERRRILEAFGAELILSPPDEATDGAIRLAHKILAEAPDRYFMPNQFDNEANIMAHYETTGREIYEQTGGEITHFVAGMGTTGTLMGVSRRLKEYREDIRIIGVEPILHHRIQGLKNMTESIRPKIFDPAQLDEKYFVNDEEAFDTTRMLAVKEGIFAGMSSGAAMHIALRKSSEIREGVIVVLLPDRGDRYLSTSLFTSVCAKCPP
- the rodA gene encoding rod shape-determining protein RodA; its protein translation is MLKIDRRLIQNFDWITLAVTILIALIGIMTIYSATRPLAEGEHPVFYLKQISWLVLGIVALFFITSIDYIWFSRFSLPFYIMGVILLLAVFIFGRTGMGAQRWLSLGPVSFQPSEFFKLVYIVMLSQYLSTVRNPIDALSLLRIFFVITLFPFILLVKQPDLGTALIVLAIFTSLIIARGLSKKVIILLVLIGLISLPFLGNIFWGGLKDYQKSRIVAFIEPEVDPTGIGYHLNQSKITVGSGKLVGKGYLQGTQGPFRFLPEKHTDFIFAVFAEEWGFFGSVLLFFFYLVLILRGLDTARKAKDDFGRLLAIGITSMFLIYFSVNVGMTLGLMPVVGVPLPFMSYGGTALLSNMLAAGILINIRTRRFELFH
- a CDS encoding O-antigen ligase family protein, producing MSARIVPYFRTTEVICLSGLLFLLPFNGMTTIKEILFFLLAGAFIADRVANRAKGPIPSSPDSMLHALMAVSFCWALFGLVQAIDPAYSLEEVLTKMSKQYLLYFFAYYSLREFLPGKVKGLLYPMIFSAVLMSLYACYQFYLSPDFFVNRVHGFTGAFYRLSTFLVLALPVVTVLGFSFDGWLRRIILFSIPVSLAALFFTFTRGAWIAVMIELLILVFIFLKKYRMLILAAVLTVSLAGVVLSYKSVISPTLFKRGSEQPRIDAIIRSAEIIRSYPLTGIGYGKGTFEKYYPGIYVKHSHNLFLNTAVENGVPGLLLLLAMLGIIMKDFVRAVRTETILEKRLIISGIFASFAGFLCLNTFDYMYHGWPGQMFWMLIGIGYALIHPGFRTYWGES